Sequence from the Candidatus Acidiferrales bacterium genome:
GATCAGGTCGCCGTCGCCGCTGTACACCACCACCCGCAGCTCCGGGTTGGCCAGCTTCAACCCGGTGGCAAACGGAATCGCCCGGCCGTGAGTGGTGTGAAACGAATCGAGGTTCAGGTACCCGGCCACCCGGCCGGTGCAGCCGATTCCGGAAACCACCACCGTCTGCTCGAGCGGCACCCTCGATTCCACCAGCGCCCGGGCAAAACAGTTGACCGTGATCCCGATGCCGCAACCCGGACACCAGATGTGCGGCATGCGATCCATGCGGAGAAAGGGCTCCACCGGATTGAGCGGTTGCCCCCCAGGCAAGGTTCCTTCGCTCATCGGGCCGCCTCCCGGATGGCTCTGAGGATTTCCTCCGGATGGTGCACGGTCCCGCCGCCGTGCGGCACCAGGACGGTCTTGGCTTTGCCCGCCGCGCATCGCTCCACTTCCTGGACGATCTGCCCGTAGTTCATCTCGACCACCACAAATGCTTTCACCCGGGTTGCCAATTCTCGAATGCGTTTTTCCGGGAAAGGCCAGACGACAATCGGCCGGAGGAAACCCACCCGAGCGCCTTCTTCCCCGGCCATCTGCACGGCGCGAAGGTTGACTCGCGACGTGATCCCGTAGCCCACCACGACCACCTCGGCGCTCTCGACTCCCTTTTCCTCGTAGCGGACGATGGCATCGGCATTCTTGCGGATCTTGTCCACCAATCGCCGCACCAGTTTTTCCTGCGCCTGCCAGCTCATGTCGGGATAGCCGTGTTCGTCGTGGGTGAGTCCGGTAACGTGGAAGCGATAGCCGTCGCCCGCTTTAACCATCTCCGGAACCAGATTGCCATCGCACTGGTAGGGCAGGTATTCTCCGGGCCGCTTGGCGGAGTAGCGCCGTTCGGCCACCTCGATTTTTTCGGCCGGCGGAATCACCACCTTCTCGGTCATATGCCCCACGCACTCGTCCATCATCACCAGCACCGGCACGCGATACCTTTCCGCCAGATTGAAGGCATCAATCGTGAGGTCGAAACATTCCTGGGGCGAGTTTGGCGCCAGGGCAATGATGCCG
This genomic interval carries:
- a CDS encoding 2-oxoacid:acceptor oxidoreductase subunit alpha, whose translation is MNAYAKADPAGVLTGVHFLDGDEACCEGALAAGCRFAAGYPITPSTEIVERFAARIPKIGGIFIQMEDELASSIAILGAAWAGKKAFTVTSGPGFSLMMEHIGLAAMTETPCVFVNVQRGGPSTGLPTLPGQADMMQARWGSHGDYGIIALAPNSPQECFDLTIDAFNLAERYRVPVLVMMDECVGHMTEKVVIPPAEKIEVAERRYSAKRPGEYLPYQCDGNLVPEMVKAGDGYRFHVTGLTHDEHGYPDMSWQAQEKLVRRLVDKIRKNADAIVRYEEKGVESAEVVVVGYGITSRVNLRAVQMAGEEGARVGFLRPIVVWPFPEKRIRELATRVKAFVVVEMNYGQIVQEVERCAAGKAKTVLVPHGGGTVHHPEEILRAIREAAR